The following are encoded together in the Zingiber officinale cultivar Zhangliang chromosome 8A, Zo_v1.1, whole genome shotgun sequence genome:
- the LOC122008709 gene encoding uncharacterized protein LOC122008709, which translates to MEEGNSKSDLKSLRKLGVRTTGNLKPSVSGRFSPRNSPLNGRLHSSRTRRENKATSVKWLFWRSNLVVLWLMLVIFWAYIGFHVQSKWAHGDHRKEELIGYQSKAGSSGKLAGNSITWNQDFVTENGKNLTLIKIGDTQTKKAKEVPTKANTTKIKIGDTQTKKVKEVPTKANTTKKRSRRSERRLQRASAKLKGMALENKTGEIEEGMIPRRNTSYGLIVGPFGKAEDNILGWNGEKMWGTCDRKNEFAHIVRSQSFVLVLHELSMTGAPLSMMELASEILSCGGTVFAVVLSRKGGLLTELDKRGIKVVKDRAQISFKTAMKADVIIAGSAVCSSWIEQYLAHFPGGSNQIVWWIMENRREYFGRSKDMLSQVKMIVFLSESQSKQWLSWCEEEKIHLKLQPMIVPLSVNDELAFIAGIPSSLNTPAFSAENMLMKRNMLRASVRKEMGLSDNDMLVMSLSSINPTKGQRLFLESALLVAEHNASLKAFPKDESLVVKFPEVAHRNTDIQLNSSSISMPTNQDIVLKSNISSMTTRKRRKHSKSATVLSLRNDISKSITRADGQKLRNLLAETKDKVEQNLKVLIGSLGSKSNKVLYIKAILKLLSQHSNLTKQVLWTPATTRVASLYAAADVYVINAQGLGETFGRVTIEAMAFGLPVLGTYAGGTREIVEHEVTGLLHPVGREGIQVLAQNIQYLLSNPSMKEKMGILGRRKVQEKYLKNHMYKSFAKVLIKCNKIK; encoded by the exons ATGGAGGAAGGCAATAGTAAATCGGATTTAAAATCATTGCGGAAGCTTGGAGTCAGAACGACGGGAAATTTGAAGCCTTCTGTGTCAGGGAGGTTTAGTCCTAGGAATTCTCCTCTCAATGGAAGGTTGCATTCTAGTAGAACCCGAAGGGAGAACAAGGCCACCTCTGTCAAGTGGCTTTTTTGGCGGAGCAATCTTGTAGTGCTATGGTTGATGCTTGTAATTTTTTGGGCTTACATTGGTTTCCATGTGCAATCAAAGTGGGCTCATGGTGACCATAGAAAGGAAGAACTCATTGGTTATCAGAGCAAGGCAGGTAGTTCTGGCAAATTAGCTGGAAATTCAATCACTTGGAATCAGGATTTTGTAACAGAGAATGGAAAGAACTTAACATTGATTAAGATTGGTGATACTCAGACAAAGAAAGCAAAAGAGGTCCCAACAAAAGCTAATACTACCAAGATTAAGATCGGTGATACTCAGACAAAGAAAGTAAAAGAGGTCCCAACAAAAGCTAATACTACCAAGAAGCGCAGTAGGAGATCAGAACGGAGACTGCAAAGAGCTTCAGCCAAGTTGAAGGGCATGGCTTTGGAGAATAAAACTGGCGAGATAGAGGAAGGGATGATACCAAGAAGAAATACTTCATATGGATTGATCGTGGGACCATTTGGTAAGGCAGAGGACAACATTCTGGGGTGGAATGGTGAGAAAATGTGGGGCACTTGTGATAGGAAAAATGAATTTGCTCATATTGTTCGGTCACAGTCGTTTGTGTTGGTTCTTCATGAACTTTCAATGACAGGAGCTCCGCTTTCAATGATGGAACTAGCATCTGAGATCCTGAGTTGTGGGGGTACTGTCTTTGCGGTAGTCCTAAGCAGAAAAGGTGGGCTGCTGACAGAACTCGATAAAAGAGGGATTAAAGTAGTTAAAGACAGGGCGCAGATTAGCTTCAAGACTGCCATGAAAGCAGATGTTATTATAGCTGGATCAGCTGTCTGTTCATCCTGGATAG AGCAATATCTGGCACATTTCCCAGGTGGCTCAAATCAAATAGTTTGGTGGATCATGGAGAATCGACGAGAATACTTTGGCCGATCAAAGGATATGCTTAGCCAAGTGAAAATGATAGTTTTCTTGTCTGAGTCACAATCTAAGCAGTGGTTATCATGGTGCGAAGAAGAGAAGATTCATCTCAAATTGCAACCAATGATAGTTCCTCTCTCTGTGAACGATGAATTAGCTTTCATAGCTGGTATTCCATCCTCCCTGAACACTCCAGCTTTTAGTGCAGAAAACATGCTTATGAAGAGGAATATGCTAAGAGCTTCTGTTAGGAAAGAGATGGGCTTGAGTGATAATGACATGCTTGTTATGTCTCTCAGTAGCATAAACCCTACCAAAGGTCAGCGCTTGTTTCTAGAATCAGCTCTTTTGGTGGCTGAACATAATGCTTCTTTGAAAGCATTTCCAAAAGATGAATCACTTGTGGTAAAGTTTCCAGAAGTTGCTCACCGAAACACAGATATTCAGCTTAATTCTAGTAGCATCTCAATGCCAACTAACCAGGATATTGTTCTGAAGAGTAACATTAGCAGTATGACTACTAGGAAGAGGAGAAAACATTCAAAATCGGCCACTGTTCTTTCTTTGAGAAATGATATTTCTAAGAGTATCACCAGAGCAGATGGCCAAAAATTAAGGAATCTGCTGGCAGAAACCAAGGACAAAGTAGAGCAGAACCTTAAAGTTCTTATAGGCTCACTTGGATCCAAGAGCAACAAAGTGCTTTACATAAAAGCTATCCTTAAATTGTTATCTCAACATTCAAACCTGACGAAACAAGTATTATGGACCCCAGCAACTACACGCGTTGCGTCACTCTATGCTGCAGCAGATGTATACGTGATAAATGCACAG GGGCTTGGAGAAACATTTGGAAGGGTTACAATTGAAGCTATGGCTTTTGGCCTGCCG GTGCTTGGAACTTATGCAGGAGGGACCAGGGAGATTGTTGAGCATGAAGTTACCGGTCTTCTCCATCCTGTTGGGAGAGAAGGAATACAAGTTCTGGCCCAGAACATTCAGTATCTGCTGAGCAACCCATCAATGAAAGAAAAAATGGGAATTCTCGGAAGGAGAAAGGTGCAAGAGAAATACCTGAAGAATCACATGTACAAGAGTTTTGCTAAGGTTCTCATCAAGTGCAACAAAATCAAATAG
- the LOC122008710 gene encoding heat shock 70 kDa protein 15-like, giving the protein MSVVGFDVGNESGIVAVARQRGIDVVLNDESKRETPAVVCFGEKQRFIGTAGAASSTMNPKNSISQIKRLLGLKFSDPEVQKDIQSFPFKVTEGPDGFPLVHANYLGELRAFTPTQILAMVLSNLKSIAEKNLNAAVVDCCIGIPVYFSDLQRREMLDAATIAGLHPLRLFHETTATALAYGIYKTDLPENDQLNVAFVDVGHASMQVCIAGYKKGQLKILSHSYDRSLGGRDFDEVIFNYFATKFRDEYKIDVYQNARACIRLRAACEKLKKVLSANPVAPLNIECLMDEKDVKGFIKREEFEQISIPILERVKGPLEKALAEAGLTVENIHSVEVVGSGSRVPAIIKILTEFFGKEPRRTMNASECVARGCALQCAILSPTFKVREFQIHESFPFSIAFSWKGSALDSQNGAENQQTTVVFPKGNLLPSVKSLTFYRHATFSVDAVYADAGDVHGAAKISSYTIGPFQSNTGERARLKVKVRLNLHGIISIDSAMMLEEEVEVPVSAAEQPPKESVKMDTDEAANDSSKTETDVNMEDVKTSVGVDNGVPESEQRPPQIETDNKVEAVKKKVKKTNVPVKELVYGGMPAEELQKAVEKEFEMALQDRVMEETKDKKNAVEAYVYDMRNKLYDKYEAFVTSPEKDELIAKLQEVEDWLYEDGEDETKGVYVAKLEELQKQGNPIEERYKEWTERGPAIDQLVYCINSFRGAALSNDPKFDHIDIAEKQKVVSECGEAEAWLREKQQQQDASPKSATPVLFSADIKRKTEALDRFCKPIMTKPRPAPPKVQTPPSTPTPGDQSQASEPQSHGGNASGEHVSDEGSQAPPTEATEPMDTDRSESAPSA; this is encoded by the exons atgaGCGTTGTTGGATTTGACGTCGGCAATGAGAGCGGCATTGTTGCGGTAGCAAGGCAGCGTGGCATCGATGTGGTTCTGAACGATGAATCAAAGCGTGAGACTCCTGCTGTTGTCTGCTTTGGCGAGAAGCAGCGCTTTattgggactgctggtgctgcgTCTTCAACGATGAACCCTAAGAACTCAATATCGCAGATCAAGCGTCTTCTGGGTCTGAAATTTTCAGATCCTGAGGTACAGAAGGATATTCAGTCCTTTCCGTTTAAGGTGACTGAAGGGCCCGATGGGTTTCCACTGGTCCATGCAAACTACCTCGGTGAACTGAGGGCATTTACTCCGACCCAGATCCTTGCCATGGTTCTATCCAATCTGAAGAGTATTGCAGAGAAGAATCTAAATGCAGCAGTTGTTGATTGTTGCATTGGAATTCCAGTTTACTTCAGTGATCTTCAGAGGAGAGAGATGTTAGATGCTGCTACAATTGCTGGTTTGCATCCTCTCCGCTTGTTCCATGAGACCACTGCCACTGCACTGGCTTATGGTATCTATAAGACAGACTTACCAGAGAATGATCAGCTTAATGTGGCTTTTGTTGATGTTGGACATGCAAGCATGCAAGTTTGTATTGCTGGTTACAAGAAGGGGCAGCTAAAAATATTGTCTCATTCATATGATCGGTCTCTTGGTGGGAGAGATTTCGATGAAGTTATTTTTAATTACTTTGCCACTAAGTTCAGAGATGAGTACAAGATAGATGTGTATCAAAATGCTAGGGCTTGTATCAGGCTCCGAGCAGCATGTGAGAAGCTAAAGAAGGTTCTTAGTGCAAACCCTGTGGCTCCATTGAACATTGAGTGTCTaatggatgagaaggatgtgaaAGGCTTTATTAAGAGAGAAGAGTTTGAGCAGATCAGCATTCCCATCTTGGAGCGTGTCAAAGGGCCATTAGAGAAAGCACTTGCCGAAGCTGGGCTGACTGTGGAGAATATTCACTCAGTTGAAGTTGTCGGATCAGGGTCCCGTGTTCCAGCTATTATCAAAATTTTGACAGAGTTCTTTGGCAAAGAGCCTAGGCGTACCATGAATGCAAGTGAGTGTGTGGCCCGTGGTTGTGCCCTTCAGTGTGCTATACTAAGTCCCACTTTCAAAGTGCGAGAATTTCAG ATTCATGAGAGTTTCCCTTTCTCAATTGCCTTTTCTTGGAAAGGATCTGCTCTTGACTCTCAGAATGGAGCTGAAAATCAACAGACTACAGTGGTGTTTCCAAAAGGAAATTTACTTCCCAGTGTCAAATCTCTTACATTCTATAGGCATGCTACATTCAGTGTCGATGCTGTATATGCAGATGCAGGTGATGTGCATGGTGCAGCTAAGATCAGCAGTTACACG ATTGGACCATTCCAATCTAACACTGGTGAGCGGGCTAGGTTGAAAGTAAAAGTTCGCTTGAATCTTCATGGAATCATTTCTATCGATTCGGCTATG ATGTTGGAGGAGGAAGTTGAAGTCCCAGTCTCAGCTGCAGAGCAACCACCAAAGGAATCTGTAAAAATGGACACAGATGAAGCAGCAAATGATTCCTCTAAAACAGAAACTGATGTCAACATGGAGGATGTGAAGACTTCTGTAGGCGTTGATAATGGAGTGCCAGAGTCTGAGCAAAGGCCTCCACAAATAGAAACTGATAATAAG GTTGAAGCAGTGAAAAAGAAGGTTAAGAAAACTAATGTTCCTGTCAAGGAGTTGGTTTATGGTGGGATGCCAGCTGAAGAACTACAAAAGGCTGTTGAAAAGGAAtttgaaatggcccttcaagacaGAGTGATGGAGGAAACAAAGGACAAGAAAAATGCTGTGGAGGCATATGTGTATGATATGCGAAACAAG CTTTATGATAAGTACGAGGCATTTGTCACATCCCCAGAGAAAGATGAGCTGATTGCAAAACTTCAGGAAGTTGAGGATTGGCTCTATGAAGACGGAGAAGACGAAACTAAGGGTGTTTATGTTGCTAAACTTGAGGAACTTCAAAAG CAAGGTAACCCAATCGAGGAGCGATACAAGGAGTGGACAGAAAGAGGTCCTGCAATCGATCAACTTGTTTACTGCATTAATAGTTTCAGAGGAGCAGCCTTGTCAAATGATCCCAAGTTTGACCACATTGATATAGCTGAGAAACAGAAG GTTGTCAGTGAGTGCGGTGAAGCTGAAGCATGGCTAAGGGAGAAACAGCAGCAGCAGGATGCCTCGCCCAAATCTGCCACTCCGGTCCTTTTTTCTGCTGATATTAAAAGAAAGACGGAGGCCTTGGACAG GTTTTGCAAACCAATAATGACTAAACCGCGACCTGCACCACCTAAAGTGCAAACGCCCCCTTCGACTCCAACACCTGGGGATCAATCTCAAGCTTCTGAGCCACAGAGCCATGGAGGGAATGCTTCAGGGGAGCATGTGTCTGACGAGGGCAGTCAAGCACCCCCAACAGAAGCGACTGAGCCAATGGACACCGACAGATCCGAAAGTGCACCTTCAGCCTAG
- the LOC122008711 gene encoding iron-sulfur assembly protein IscA, chloroplastic-like has protein sequence MALSSGVSSKFLFRLRGGEPRTATAHRSSVRFPRDFRRRSLVCRSSLASAVPQSGSVAPAISLTDKALNHLNQTRSERKEDLCLRIGVRQGGCSGMSYTMEFENRANARSDDSIIEYNGFVIVCDPKSLLFVYGMQLDFSDALIGGGFSFKNPNATQTCGCGKSFAAEM, from the exons ATGGCGCTCTCCTCCGGAGTCTCGAGCAAGTTCTTATTCCGATTGCGCGGCGGAGAACCTCGAACTGCGACCGCTCATCGGTCTTCTGTTAGGTTTCCCCGCGATTTCCGTCGCCGGAGCTTGGTCTGTCGATCGTCGCTTGCTTCAG CTGTTCCACAGTCCGGTAGCGTTGCTCCTGCAATTTCattaactgataaagcattaaaccATTTGAATCAAACGAGATCTGAACGCAAAGAAGATCTGTGCTTGAGAATTGGAGTGAGGCAGGGTGGATGTTCTGGCATGTCCTACACTATGGAGTTCGAAAACCGAGCTAATGCACGGTCTGATGACTCAATCATAGAATACAATGGCTTCGTGATCG TATGCGATCCCAAGAGCTTACTCTTCGTATACGGGATGCAGTTAGATTTCAGCGATGCACTCATAGGTGGTGGCTTTTCATTTAAGAACCCTAACGCAACACAAACTTGTGGCTGCGGCAAATCCTTCGCCGCGGAAATGTAG